The Spirosoma foliorum genome has a window encoding:
- a CDS encoding alpha-ketoacid dehydrogenase subunit alpha/beta, giving the protein MIANEQLRSTDILSREKILSDYRLAYESRQASLLGRRDVMGGRAKFGIFGDGKELAQLAAARAFNRGDFRSGYYRDQTFVAALGELRWSEFFAQLYAHTDLDAEPNTGGRSMNGHYATRWLDDQGLWRNQTELYNSVCDIAPTAGQIPRSVGLAYASKLFRNNPELSYLTNFSHNGNEIVFATVGDASTSQGMFWETINAAGVLQVPLLMSVWDDGYGISVPVEYQTTKGSISKALAGFQRDGNDKGIEIFTVKGWDYVGLVETYQQAAHICREEHVPVLVHVQELTQPQGHSTSGSHERYKSKDRLDWEAEYDCNRVFREWILENGYASDEELEVIEAEAKQITKQARIKSWNAFQDSLKGDFNEALDLLQQAARHNSKSAELMAIREELRKTISPIRRDAVTAVKRALRLLRTDTGGANQRLKAWLDRTNAENYDRFSSHLYSESPDSPMLVEAVPATFSDDSLYLDGYQILQRYFENLFSRDPRVVALGEDVGKIGDVNQGFAGLQEKFGETRITDTGIRETTIIGQGIGLAMRGLRPIVEIQYFDYVYYTLATLTDDLATLLYRTKGGQKAPLIIRTRGHRLEGIWHSGSPMSAMLGSLRGLHVLVPRNMTQAAGFYNTLIKGDDPALLIESLNGYRLKESLPNNLDEFCIPLGVPEVLRLGTDITVVTYGSMCRIVMEAANQLVSLGVNVEVIDVQTLLPFDVNQLIVESIKKTNRVLFADEDVPGGASAYMMQQVLDGQNAYRYLDSAPRTLAAKPHRPPYGSDGDYFSKPNVDDVIETVYELMSESDPERFPPI; this is encoded by the coding sequence GTGATAGCAAACGAACAACTCCGCTCGACTGATATTTTAAGTCGTGAAAAAATCCTGTCGGACTACCGGTTGGCGTATGAAAGTCGTCAAGCGAGTCTGCTAGGTCGTCGTGATGTTATGGGGGGCCGGGCTAAGTTCGGCATTTTTGGCGATGGAAAAGAACTCGCTCAGTTAGCTGCTGCCCGAGCCTTTAATCGAGGTGATTTCCGATCGGGTTATTACCGGGACCAGACGTTTGTTGCCGCTTTAGGCGAGTTGCGCTGGTCGGAATTTTTTGCCCAGCTTTACGCGCATACAGACCTTGATGCCGAACCCAATACTGGTGGCCGCTCCATGAATGGCCACTATGCTACGCGTTGGCTCGACGATCAGGGACTTTGGCGAAACCAAACGGAACTATATAACTCTGTTTGTGATATTGCACCTACCGCCGGACAAATTCCACGTTCAGTGGGCCTGGCTTATGCATCTAAGTTGTTTCGGAATAATCCTGAACTGAGTTATCTAACGAATTTTTCGCACAACGGCAACGAAATCGTTTTTGCGACTGTTGGCGACGCATCGACATCACAAGGGATGTTCTGGGAGACGATCAACGCAGCGGGCGTATTACAGGTCCCACTGCTGATGTCGGTTTGGGACGATGGCTACGGCATTTCGGTGCCCGTTGAGTATCAGACAACAAAAGGGAGTATTTCAAAAGCGCTGGCTGGCTTTCAGCGTGATGGAAATGATAAAGGGATTGAAATTTTCACGGTAAAAGGCTGGGATTATGTTGGATTGGTCGAAACCTATCAGCAGGCTGCCCATATTTGCCGTGAAGAACACGTCCCGGTACTAGTTCATGTACAGGAACTTACCCAGCCACAGGGACATTCAACATCGGGTTCGCACGAGCGCTACAAATCGAAAGACCGACTGGATTGGGAGGCTGAGTATGATTGCAATCGGGTCTTTCGGGAATGGATTCTGGAGAATGGATATGCTTCTGATGAAGAGTTGGAAGTAATTGAGGCCGAAGCCAAACAAATTACAAAACAAGCTCGTATCAAATCCTGGAATGCATTTCAGGATTCGCTGAAGGGTGATTTTAATGAAGCCCTTGATTTGCTTCAGCAAGCAGCTCGACATAATTCGAAATCCGCCGAATTGATGGCAATTCGGGAAGAGTTGCGCAAAACAATTAGCCCAATTCGTAGAGATGCGGTAACTGCTGTTAAAAGGGCTCTCCGTTTGCTACGGACCGATACCGGTGGTGCCAACCAGCGATTGAAAGCTTGGTTAGATCGTACAAATGCCGAGAATTATGATCGCTTTAGCTCGCATTTATATAGTGAGTCGCCCGATTCACCTATGCTGGTAGAGGCAGTTCCGGCCACATTTTCTGACGATAGTTTATACCTGGATGGCTACCAGATTCTCCAACGCTATTTTGAGAATTTGTTTTCCCGAGACCCTCGTGTTGTAGCCTTGGGCGAAGATGTTGGGAAAATTGGCGACGTAAATCAGGGCTTTGCCGGTTTACAGGAGAAGTTTGGCGAAACACGCATTACAGATACGGGTATTCGGGAAACAACCATTATTGGTCAGGGTATTGGTTTAGCTATGCGTGGTTTGCGGCCAATTGTCGAGATTCAGTATTTCGATTATGTTTATTACACGCTGGCAACCCTCACCGACGATTTAGCAACCCTACTTTATCGCACCAAAGGCGGTCAGAAGGCCCCGCTTATTATCCGAACGCGCGGCCACCGACTGGAAGGCATTTGGCATTCTGGTTCACCAATGAGTGCTATGCTGGGTAGTTTACGCGGATTACACGTGCTGGTGCCTCGCAATATGACGCAGGCAGCAGGATTTTATAACACGCTTATCAAAGGCGACGACCCGGCGCTGCTCATTGAATCCTTGAACGGCTATCGGCTTAAAGAATCGTTACCCAATAACCTAGACGAGTTTTGCATACCGTTGGGGGTTCCCGAAGTACTTCGTTTGGGTACCGATATAACGGTTGTAACCTATGGGTCGATGTGTCGGATTGTGATGGAAGCTGCGAATCAGCTAGTATCGTTAGGTGTGAATGTGGAAGTCATCGATGTACAGACACTTTTACCTTTCGATGTGAATCAACTAATTGTTGAATCTATTAAAAAAACGAACCGGGTTCTTTTTGCCGATGAAGATGTGCCGGGTGGCGCTTCTGCCTATATGATGCAGCAGGTACTTGATGGTCAGAACGCGTATCGTTATCTGGACTCGGCACCACGCACGTTAGCGGCAAAGCCGCATCGGCCCCCATATGGTTCAGATGGAGATTATTTCTCGAAGCCAAACGTTGACGATGTAATCGAAACGGTTTATGAACTCATGAGCGAATCCGACCCAGAACGGTTTCCGCCAATTTAA
- a CDS encoding DUF1573 domain-containing protein has protein sequence MKKIFSLFVALFVLVAVSYAQKGVLKFAKETHDFGKVEQGKPVTYVFEFKNTGTDPVVINDAQASCGCTKPSWTREPVMPGKTGTVSATFNAAAAGPFNKSVTVTSNAEAGQTVLYLKGEVVSAAAAAETAAAPAAAPAAKDKKKSTKTSR, from the coding sequence ATGAAAAAGATTTTTTCACTTTTCGTAGCTTTATTTGTGTTAGTCGCAGTTAGCTACGCCCAGAAGGGAGTTCTGAAATTTGCGAAAGAAACGCACGATTTTGGCAAAGTTGAGCAGGGTAAACCAGTAACGTACGTATTTGAATTTAAGAATACAGGTACTGATCCGGTTGTGATCAATGATGCACAGGCATCTTGCGGCTGCACAAAACCAAGCTGGACTCGTGAACCAGTTATGCCAGGCAAAACAGGTACTGTATCGGCTACCTTCAACGCTGCCGCTGCTGGTCCATTCAACAAATCGGTAACGGTAACCAGCAACGCTGAAGCTGGCCAAACCGTTCTTTACCTGAAAGGTGAAGTAGTTTCGGCTGCCGCTGCTGCGGAAACAGCTGCGGCTCCTGCTGCTGCTCCAGCCGCTAAAGACAAGAAGAAATCTACAAAAACTTCACGCTAA